The Sulfolobales archaeon genome includes a region encoding these proteins:
- the speE gene encoding polyamine aminopropyltransferase produces the protein MGNRLVYLQPVSRSTSLLMGVREILYRGRTRYQEVEIVVFEEYGLSLILDGLVQSTEADEAIYHEALVHPAMVTHGSPEKVLIIGGGEGYTLREVLRYSSVKEAVMVDIDGELVEIAKKLLARIHRNSFEDPRARVVIMDGFEYVDKAREVFDVVIVDLTDPYGPEIGKRLYTEEFYRKLHSITGERGVVVTQAGCAFYYPEYYRNIYEAMSRVFRYSRGYSMWIPSFGYAVSYVIASKHRDPASLGEGEVDEILRRNMVEGLKIYSGRTHEGLMKTPVLI, from the coding sequence ATGGGGAACAGGCTTGTATATCTCCAACCTGTATCAAGATCTACATCCCTTCTCATGGGTGTGAGGGAGATCCTCTATAGGGGTAGAACAAGGTATCAAGAGGTTGAAATAGTCGTTTTCGAAGAATATGGGCTCTCACTAATACTAGATGGACTTGTACAATCAACAGAGGCTGATGAGGCTATATATCATGAGGCTCTTGTCCATCCAGCAATGGTTACCCATGGATCTCCTGAGAAGGTTCTTATAATAGGGGGTGGTGAGGGCTATACCTTGAGAGAGGTTCTAAGATACTCTAGTGTTAAGGAGGCTGTTATGGTTGATATAGATGGGGAGTTGGTTGAGATTGCTAAGAAGCTTCTAGCAAGGATTCATAGGAATAGCTTTGAAGATCCAAGGGCGAGGGTTGTTATAATGGATGGCTTCGAATATGTGGATAAGGCTAGAGAGGTGTTCGACGTAGTTATAGTAGATCTTACAGATCCATATGGGCCTGAGATAGGTAAGAGGCTCTATACAGAGGAGTTCTATAGGAAGCTACATAGCATAACGGGGGAGAGGGGTGTAGTGGTTACACAGGCTGGATGTGCGTTCTACTATCCAGAGTATTATAGGAATATCTATGAGGCCATGAGTAGGGTTTTTAGATATTCTAGGGGATACTCGATGTGGATACCCTCCTTCGGATATGCTGTCAGCTATGTGATAGCTTCTAAGCATAGAGATCCAGCATCCCTTGGCGAGGGTGAGGTGGACGAGATTCTGAGGAGGAATATGGTTGAGGGTCTCAAGATATATTCTGGGAGAACCCATGAGGGCCTTATGAAAACTCCGGTGCTGATCTAG
- a CDS encoding enoyl-CoA hydratase-related protein — ETIMSRISTSVSIEDAARDADFVIEAVPENMDLKRQVFSTLDRSTPRHAILATNTSSLPIGEIAASTTRPDRVIGMHFFNPPPLMPLVEIIRGPQTSDDTLKITIDVARRMGKEVVIVNRDIPGFIVNRLLSRLIEQACYMVEEQGYTVVAIDSALRYRAGLPMGVFELIDFTGIDVVASIFNEMSKRGFKARLCRSIADKYGRGELGMKSGRGFYTYPSPGVYSRPAIPREDGEKVDLIEVFAPMVNEAAYLLEEGIVDSPSTIDKAVKLGLGYPRGILEMADEWGIDNVVERLKKIASSEAMSHNSPRSLLLKMVSENRVGIRSGMGFYTYAGISEKRMKTVIVRRENRVGWIVLNRPEKLNAISPEMLEEISSALRELEADEGVRVIVITGSGRAFSAGADVTAFTNVNPVNSYIYSRRFQEILNMIERTPKPVIASINGYALGGGLELAMACDIRIASENAMLGQPEINLGLIPGAGGTQRLSKLVGRGRAKELIMLGEPIPAREAERIGLVNRVVPHDRLESETRALANKLAEKPPIALMAAKIAINLGSDYPLEAGLALESSLFSILFSTEDLVEGVSAFLQRRKPEFKGR, encoded by the coding sequence TAGAGACTATTATGTCGAGGATCTCTACCAGCGTCTCTATAGAGGATGCTGCTAGAGATGCTGATTTTGTGATAGAGGCTGTGCCAGAGAATATGGATCTTAAGAGGCAGGTGTTCTCAACACTAGATAGATCAACGCCTAGACATGCTATACTCGCTACAAACACCTCCTCCCTACCCATAGGCGAGATCGCGGCATCAACCACAAGACCGGATCGGGTTATAGGTATGCACTTCTTCAACCCACCCCCATTAATGCCCCTTGTAGAGATTATAAGGGGGCCCCAGACATCTGATGATACTCTAAAGATAACTATAGATGTTGCGAGGAGGATGGGTAAGGAGGTTGTTATCGTTAATAGAGATATACCTGGGTTCATAGTTAATAGGCTACTCTCTAGGCTGATTGAGCAGGCCTGCTACATGGTTGAGGAGCAGGGCTACACAGTGGTTGCCATAGATAGCGCCCTTAGATATAGGGCGGGGCTTCCAATGGGGGTGTTTGAGCTTATAGACTTCACGGGGATCGATGTTGTTGCATCTATATTTAATGAGATGAGCAAGAGGGGCTTCAAAGCTAGGCTCTGCAGAAGCATAGCCGATAAATATGGGAGGGGCGAGCTTGGGATGAAGAGTGGTAGGGGCTTCTACACATACCCCTCGCCAGGTGTTTACTCCAGGCCAGCTATACCGAGGGAGGATGGAGAGAAGGTAGATCTTATCGAGGTATTTGCTCCAATGGTTAATGAGGCTGCATATCTATTGGAAGAGGGTATCGTGGATTCCCCAAGCACAATAGACAAGGCTGTGAAACTCGGCCTCGGATACCCCAGGGGGATCCTGGAGATGGCTGATGAATGGGGGATAGATAATGTTGTTGAAAGGCTTAAAAAGATAGCATCCTCAGAAGCTATGTCTCATAACAGCCCGAGAAGCCTTCTCCTCAAAATGGTCTCGGAGAACAGGGTTGGGATTAGATCTGGTATGGGCTTCTACACATATGCAGGGATCTCCGAGAAGAGGATGAAGACAGTAATAGTTAGGAGGGAGAATAGGGTTGGGTGGATAGTCCTTAACAGGCCTGAAAAGCTAAACGCTATATCCCCCGAAATGCTCGAGGAGATCTCCTCAGCCCTTAGAGAGCTAGAGGCTGATGAGGGGGTAAGGGTTATAGTGATCACAGGATCTGGAAGGGCCTTCTCAGCAGGAGCAGATGTAACGGCGTTCACAAATGTGAACCCCGTTAACTCCTATATATATTCTAGAAGGTTCCAAGAGATCCTCAACATGATCGAGAGAACGCCAAAGCCTGTTATAGCATCTATAAACGGCTACGCATTAGGAGGAGGGCTGGAGCTGGCTATGGCATGTGATATTAGAATAGCATCTGAGAACGCGATGCTGGGCCAGCCAGAGATAAACCTAGGCCTAATACCAGGTGCTGGAGGCACACAGAGGCTATCAAAGCTAGTTGGGAGGGGCAGGGCTAAGGAGCTCATAATGCTTGGAGAGCCAATACCAGCTAGAGAGGCTGAGAGGATAGGGCTTGTTAACAGGGTGGTTCCACATGACAGGCTTGAAAGCGAGACAAGAGCCCTCGCAAACAAGCTAGCCGAGAAACCCCCGATAGCCCTTATGGCAGCTAAGATCGCTATAAACCTTGGCAGCGACTACCCATTAGAGGCTGGGTTAGCTCTAGAGTCGTCTCTATTCTCTATACTCTTCTCAACAGAGGATCTAGTTGAGGGTGTATCAGCTTTCCTCCAGAGGAGAAAGCCTGAGTTCAAAGGTAGATAG